In Clostridium sporogenes, one genomic interval encodes:
- a CDS encoding DUF1292 domain-containing protein, whose protein sequence is MNKIIEFTTKEKEKYSKQYTDILFNIDNLKDLLEEDKLKLRKFYPISKTLKEYLDLIDEANLKADGKGLFEYFKDDSKYKEELEKFKQKHIKNFIQIEECLKCSCFNCVKDCVFNSCLGCKGGSCISNCDHNTFNITIFRDKIIKLTNDVTGEDTNFKILAIIQLLESNKQYIILENVLDSEDKYILYYFTTIHGEEFEQIEDGSEIDKIAEIFYSQKSN, encoded by the coding sequence ATGAATAAAATTATAGAATTTACTACTAAAGAAAAAGAAAAATACAGTAAACAATATACCGATATATTGTTTAACATAGACAATTTAAAAGATTTACTTGAAGAAGACAAACTAAAATTAAGAAAATTTTATCCAATTTCTAAAACATTAAAAGAATATTTAGATTTAATCGATGAAGCAAATCTAAAAGCTGATGGGAAAGGGTTATTTGAATACTTTAAAGATGATAGCAAATATAAAGAAGAATTAGAAAAATTTAAACAAAAGCATATAAAAAATTTTATACAGATAGAAGAATGCTTAAAATGCTCTTGCTTTAACTGTGTAAAAGACTGTGTATTTAATTCTTGTTTAGGCTGCAAAGGGGGATCTTGTATATCTAATTGTGATCATAACACTTTCAATATAACTATCTTTAGAGATAAAATAATCAAATTGACCAATGACGTTACCGGAGAAGATACAAACTTTAAGATATTAGCAATCATACAATTACTAGAAAGCAATAAGCAATATATTATATTAGAAAACGTATTAGATAGTGAAGATAAGTATATTCTATATTACTTCACAACAATACATGGAGAAGAGTTTGAGCAAATTGAAGATGGAAGCGAAATAGATAAGATTGCTGAAATATTCTATTCTCAGAAAAGTAATTAA
- a CDS encoding PspA/IM30 family protein, with amino-acid sequence MGTFSKIKNILKAKTNNALDKVENPIESLEQKIGNMEEDLHNAKLSAAEVLGNVHFLEEKKQDAKSQMEDYETKIKKALSIGNEELAKKALEKKIEAEKQYKHLESKHAESKKNAEKLKSRLADLEKSISETRQYRDEANARLNTAEASQKVNEILCNVSSDNINLDDIERKISKKETTAAGLEDLKPVSLDDEFDKLNEVDLDAELEKYKS; translated from the coding sequence ATGGGAACTTTCTCAAAAATTAAAAATATTCTTAAGGCCAAAACAAATAATGCATTGGATAAAGTAGAGAATCCAATAGAATCATTAGAGCAAAAAATAGGAAATATGGAAGAGGATCTACACAATGCTAAATTATCTGCTGCTGAAGTATTAGGAAATGTGCATTTTTTAGAAGAAAAAAAACAGGATGCAAAATCTCAAATGGAAGATTATGAAACAAAAATAAAAAAAGCTTTATCTATAGGAAATGAAGAATTAGCTAAAAAAGCTTTAGAAAAGAAAATTGAAGCTGAGAAACAATATAAGCATTTAGAGTCAAAACATGCAGAATCTAAAAAAAATGCTGAAAAATTAAAAAGCAGATTAGCAGACTTAGAAAAATCAATATCAGAAACTAGGCAGTATAGAGATGAAGCCAATGCTAGGTTAAATACTGCTGAAGCTAGTCAAAAAGTAAATGAAATACTATGCAATGTATCATCAGATAATATTAATCTTGATGATATAGAAAGAAAAATAAGTAAAAAAGAAACAACTGCAGCAGGATTAGAAGATTTAAAGCCTGTAAGCTTAGACGATGAATTTGACAAACTTAATGAAGTAGATCTTGATGCTGAGTTGGAAAAATACAAATCTTAA
- a CDS encoding cell wall-binding repeat-containing protein, whose protein sequence is MLKKNKKILSVITATLVMVIGISFTNVQAASIKRMNGKNRIDTANKTAKEIFQRSEAVILVNGTGYADAVSSAPLSKLLNAPILLTENKGALESDVLKTINDLQNVKKIYIVGGTGVVSTTMENSLKNKGFQVIRYDGQKYGDKTRYGTNARVAEEILKLSPKSKTGILVNGQDGYADALSVASVAATNGYPVLFGNTNNIPNVIKNNIISKNKLQILAAGGSGVLPSSVVSSVNGKKITSDAQSKNRFQTNLAVLEYFKGKGGLDFSNVYIAAGGQGGKAGQGQFADALVASAAAAKTGSPLVLSGLGAGTTEIANAEKFVETNIEDEGNLVIVGGKASVSESVEQKLYEKVGDFTIVDVS, encoded by the coding sequence ATGTTAAAGAAAAACAAGAAAATTCTTTCAGTTATAACTGCTACTTTAGTAATGGTAATAGGAATTTCTTTTACTAATGTACAAGCGGCTTCTATAAAGAGAATGAATGGAAAGAACAGAATAGATACGGCTAACAAAACAGCAAAGGAAATATTCCAAAGATCAGAAGCGGTTATTTTAGTAAATGGTACAGGCTATGCAGATGCAGTAAGCTCAGCACCACTTTCAAAATTGTTAAATGCTCCAATACTTCTAACTGAAAATAAGGGCGCATTAGAATCAGATGTGTTAAAAACTATAAATGACTTACAAAACGTTAAAAAAATATATATAGTTGGCGGTACTGGAGTTGTATCTACAACTATGGAAAATTCATTAAAGAATAAGGGATTTCAAGTTATACGTTATGATGGACAGAAATATGGTGATAAAACAAGATATGGAACTAATGCTAGAGTGGCAGAAGAAATATTAAAATTAAGTCCTAAATCCAAAACAGGGATTTTGGTAAATGGACAAGATGGATATGCAGATGCACTATCTGTAGCTTCAGTAGCAGCAACTAACGGTTATCCGGTATTATTCGGAAACACTAATAATATACCAAATGTAATAAAAAATAATATAATATCAAAAAACAAATTACAGATTCTTGCGGCAGGTGGTAGCGGAGTGTTGCCTTCTTCTGTGGTTAGCTCTGTAAATGGTAAAAAGATAACTTCAGATGCTCAATCTAAAAACAGATTTCAAACTAATCTAGCAGTGTTAGAATATTTTAAGGGTAAAGGCGGTTTAGACTTTAGTAATGTATATATAGCAGCAGGAGGACAAGGTGGAAAAGCTGGACAAGGTCAATTTGCAGATGCTTTAGTAGCTTCAGCAGCAGCGGCTAAAACAGGCTCACCGTTAGTTCTAAGTGGATTAGGAGCAGGTACAACAGAAATAGCTAATGCAGAAAAATTTGTTGAAACTAATATAGAGGACGAGGGTAACTTAGTTATTGTTGGAGGAAAAGCTTCAGTATCCGAGTCAGTGGAACAAAAATTATATGAAAAAGTGGGAGACTTTACTATAGTAGATGTATCTTAA
- a CDS encoding nucleoid-associated protein, whose product MEYIKEVNINEAIIHILDSNANGPILNEYKLRLDDENYKFILKHVEKCLKDQQLRYAKFNNERNIVKEVSQEYLNGQNDLLTISKELAKQLFVLMKGNDNIESCDLMIVSISTEYGPMLGILKMDYIKNYIHVIDTVEDKIGINIAPEVTGLPMTASKIKKCAFIKPIREGQEFNLMLIDKQKKSKDSEEYGSNYFIKNYLGCNVIENERDMTRQLVENTDKFIKDNIDDVKIAVKTKDLLREKLKKEDTINIEDITDEIFKDETLKQEFINFNYENNIDKPIEVDKEFVTKIVDTLKFKLNKNITLSIPEDVYSDINSFEVRDNGDGTANIIIKDVSTIR is encoded by the coding sequence ATGGAATATATAAAAGAAGTAAATATTAATGAGGCAATTATTCATATTTTGGATAGCAATGCTAATGGTCCAATATTAAATGAATATAAGCTAAGATTAGATGATGAAAATTATAAATTTATATTAAAGCATGTTGAGAAATGTTTAAAGGATCAACAATTAAGATATGCCAAATTTAATAATGAAAGAAATATAGTAAAAGAAGTTTCTCAAGAATATTTAAATGGTCAAAATGATTTATTAACTATATCTAAAGAACTGGCCAAGCAGCTTTTTGTATTAATGAAAGGTAATGATAATATAGAGTCTTGTGACTTAATGATAGTTTCTATATCTACAGAATATGGTCCGATGCTCGGGATATTAAAAATGGATTATATAAAGAATTATATACATGTTATAGATACTGTTGAGGATAAGATTGGTATAAACATAGCACCTGAGGTTACAGGCCTACCAATGACCGCTTCTAAGATAAAAAAATGCGCTTTTATAAAACCTATTAGAGAAGGACAAGAATTTAACTTAATGCTTATAGACAAACAAAAAAAGTCCAAAGATAGTGAAGAATATGGATCTAATTACTTTATAAAAAATTACCTAGGTTGCAATGTAATAGAAAATGAAAGAGATATGACAAGGCAATTAGTAGAAAATACAGATAAATTTATAAAAGATAACATAGATGATGTGAAAATCGCTGTGAAAACTAAAGATTTATTAAGAGAAAAACTAAAAAAAGAGGATACAATAAATATTGAAGATATAACAGATGAAATATTTAAAGATGAAACACTAAAACAAGAATTTATTAACTTCAATTATGAAAACAATATAGATAAACCCATAGAAGTAGATAAAGAGTTTGTAACTAAAATAGTAGATACACTTAAATTTAAGCTTAATAAAAATATTACTTTGAGTATTCCAGAAGATGTATATAGTGATATAAATAGTTTTGAAGTTAGAGATAATGGAGATGGCACCGCAAATATTATTATAAAAGATGTATCTACTATTCGATAG
- a CDS encoding Bax inhibitor-1/YccA family membrane protein, with amino-acid sequence MNKKPNPFLEKGIKKSKFLNEDKSMTIKGTYNKTFILLLLLTISFIFSWNKIDSLSQTMIDDSAGLRFILIIGVTTSIVLAFTTIFKPKVSPITAPMYAITEGVLLGTASKFADLSYPGIVLPAVLLTIAMAISSLVIYKSIGPINKKIVTGIIIATVGILILNLFSLILSLAFGIKIPLYKGGIIGIIFSLLVIVIAALNLIVDLDSINELAYYGAPKYMEWYSAFGVLVTLVWLYLEILDLIQKIKEN; translated from the coding sequence ATGAATAAGAAACCAAATCCCTTCTTAGAAAAAGGTATAAAGAAAAGTAAATTTTTAAATGAAGACAAATCAATGACTATTAAAGGCACATATAATAAAACCTTTATATTGCTGTTGTTACTAACTATTTCATTTATATTTTCTTGGAATAAAATAGATAGTCTTTCACAAACAATGATTGATGATAGTGCCGGCCTTAGATTTATATTAATTATAGGTGTTACAACTAGTATAGTTTTAGCATTCACTACCATTTTCAAACCTAAAGTATCACCGATAACCGCTCCAATGTATGCAATAACAGAAGGAGTACTTTTAGGAACCGCTTCTAAATTTGCAGATTTAAGTTATCCAGGAATTGTTTTACCGGCGGTTCTTTTAACAATAGCAATGGCTATATCCTCTTTGGTTATTTATAAATCAATTGGGCCTATAAATAAAAAAATTGTAACTGGAATCATAATAGCTACTGTAGGAATTCTAATATTAAATCTATTTTCTTTAATATTATCATTGGCCTTTGGAATAAAAATTCCTTTATATAAAGGTGGTATTATAGGTATAATCTTTAGTTTATTAGTTATAGTCATTGCTGCATTAAATTTAATTGTAGATTTAGATAGTATAAATGAATTAGCTTATTATGGAGCACCTAAATACATGGAGTGGTATTCAGCATTTGGTGTACTTGTTACTTTGGTTTGGTTATATCTAGAAATACTTGATCTGATCCAGAAAATAAAAGAAAACTAG
- a CDS encoding ParM/StbA family protein, translating into MKNIVAGVDTGFGYGIGMTNDTEVIMKNYINNITEKEALNIANTIKELNNKNTLIKYNGKYFICGDACIERYPDTMQRLNRDRIKDEYHLIELLSIVGQLTKESEFNLYLCVGLPNRSKGDSKKFEDWLKGSAFEFSYLCNFGEVKKKVYIKDVTCLPQAYSPIFTLPRNEMNKTIFSVDIGHSTLDLMFIKNMQTVMASDTLLDGEGCIRIYNNLKQALIRQNEDKKITYYSYSQLQEILEKGNYSLYGEEQQIENILNRCLEEYAEYVFFTIENNMYKYMPTVDTFIFSGGLLNNNTFKTILSDKFKQAYKIPLLVQNNRSQYTIAEGLKEYSNIKYADKLEVVKANDIKAAK; encoded by the coding sequence ATGAAAAATATAGTTGCTGGTGTTGATACTGGCTTTGGATATGGAATTGGCATGACAAATGATACTGAAGTAATAATGAAAAATTACATCAATAATATAACTGAAAAAGAAGCTTTAAATATAGCAAATACCATTAAAGAATTGAATAATAAAAATACTTTAATAAAATACAATGGCAAATATTTTATTTGTGGAGATGCATGCATAGAAAGATACCCGGATACTATGCAAAGATTAAATAGAGATAGAATTAAGGATGAATATCATCTAATAGAATTGCTATCAATAGTAGGACAACTTACTAAAGAATCTGAATTTAATCTATATCTATGTGTTGGATTACCTAATAGATCAAAAGGAGATAGTAAAAAGTTTGAAGATTGGTTAAAAGGATCTGCTTTTGAATTTAGTTATCTTTGTAATTTTGGAGAAGTTAAAAAGAAAGTTTATATAAAAGATGTCACTTGCTTACCACAAGCTTATAGCCCTATTTTTACACTACCTAGGAATGAGATGAATAAAACTATTTTTTCTGTTGATATAGGTCATTCTACATTAGATTTAATGTTTATTAAGAATATGCAAACTGTTATGGCAAGTGATACATTATTAGATGGAGAAGGCTGCATAAGAATCTATAATAACTTAAAACAAGCATTAATTAGACAAAATGAAGATAAAAAAATTACTTATTACTCTTACAGTCAACTGCAAGAGATCCTAGAAAAAGGTAATTATAGCTTATATGGTGAAGAACAACAAATAGAAAATATATTAAATAGATGCTTAGAAGAATATGCAGAATATGTATTCTTTACTATAGAAAATAACATGTATAAATATATGCCTACAGTAGATACCTTTATTTTTTCAGGTGGATTATTAAATAATAATACATTTAAAACTATTCTATCAGATAAATTTAAACAAGCATATAAAATTCCATTATTAGTACAAAATAATAGAAGTCAATACACAATAGCTGAAGGCTTGAAAGAATATAGCAATATAAAATATGCTGATAAGTTAGAAGTGGTGAAAGCAAATGACATTAAAGCCGCTAAATAG
- a CDS encoding ATP-binding protein, whose translation MLSKSNCKRVFFFLLLLCFTNIKPVKANTNAIMPMPILVDSNKKIDREITSIEQATAIKSKDGEYSSLILNKAVKEPLKLGDLGKGKVRIQAVVGMIEDEPVVMAEKDSVMEQQLIKKVDDKIKSDKTEKYVAILSCVAFVLVTIFLLASC comes from the coding sequence ATGTTATCTAAGTCTAATTGTAAAAGAGTTTTCTTTTTTTTACTACTTTTATGTTTTACTAACATAAAACCAGTAAAAGCAAATACAAATGCAATTATGCCAATGCCGATCCTAGTAGATAGTAATAAAAAAATTGATAGAGAAATAACGTCAATTGAACAAGCTACAGCAATAAAGAGTAAAGATGGAGAATATTCGAGTTTGATATTAAATAAAGCTGTAAAGGAACCATTAAAACTAGGCGACTTGGGTAAGGGTAAAGTAAGAATACAAGCTGTAGTAGGAATGATAGAAGATGAACCTGTTGTTATGGCAGAAAAAGATTCAGTTATGGAGCAGCAATTAATAAAAAAAGTTGATGATAAAATAAAATCAGACAAAACAGAAAAGTATGTAGCGATTTTGAGTTGCGTGGCATTTGTTCTAGTAACCATATTTTTATTAGCATCTTGTTAG
- a CDS encoding DNA-directed RNA polymerase subunit alpha C-terminal domain-containing protein, with translation MKKIEKNKDELRELNLSITAYNSLRNMGINTLEDFSMYSKKQLCQFKGIGISSLRKIEKVLDKKNIKMEVI, from the coding sequence ATGAAAAAGATAGAAAAAAATAAAGATGAATTACGAGAGCTTAATCTTTCAATAACAGCCTATAATTCTTTACGAAATATGGGAATAAATACATTAGAAGATTTCTCTATGTATTCTAAGAAACAATTATGTCAATTCAAGGGAATTGGCATCTCAAGTTTACGTAAAATAGAAAAAGTATTAGACAAGAAAAATATAAAGATGGAGGTAATTTAA
- a CDS encoding metallophosphoesterase family protein → MSKYVMSDLHGCYNKFIKMLDQIEFKNDDELYILGDILDRGKNPLEILDYIILHKNITLLKGNHEQMYIDFYENNDISLWYYNGGEITHSQIVNKEIGYDKSLYNYFKKLPYIKVIDKFILVHAGLSFSNNCNYLSIDDFIKYQDEDTCLWNRENIGKEQKYRDYTVICGHTPVQSITNNYDNVRILKRYGTIYIDCGCVFEKANGKVACIRLDDMAEFYIK, encoded by the coding sequence TTGAGTAAATACGTTATGAGTGATTTACATGGTTGCTATAATAAATTCATTAAGATGTTAGATCAGATAGAATTTAAAAATGATGATGAATTGTATATATTAGGTGATATTTTAGATAGAGGAAAAAATCCTTTGGAAATATTAGATTATATAATATTGCATAAAAATATTACTTTGCTTAAAGGTAATCATGAACAAATGTATATAGATTTTTACGAAAATAATGATATAAGTTTATGGTATTACAATGGGGGAGAAATTACGCATTCTCAAATAGTAAATAAAGAGATTGGATACGATAAATCTTTATATAATTACTTTAAAAAATTACCTTATATTAAAGTTATAGATAAATTTATACTTGTCCATGCTGGGCTGAGTTTTTCTAATAATTGTAATTATTTAAGTATAGATGATTTTATAAAATATCAAGATGAAGATACTTGCTTATGGAATAGAGAAAATATAGGTAAAGAACAAAAATATAGAGATTATACAGTAATATGTGGCCATACTCCAGTACAATCAATAACAAATAATTATGATAATGTGAGAATACTTAAAAGATATGGGACCATATATATTGATTGTGGTTGTGTATTTGAAAAAGCTAATGGCAAAGTTGCTTGTATAAGACTTGATGATATGGCTGAATTTTATATAAAATAA
- a CDS encoding precorrin-4 C11-methyltransferase — translation MTLKPLNRSVIAFYEDEVLDMTILEILNSITTKRNRSNKIKDILIEYFNEKYPEKFNETKNRLSENMEKKITPKKATTNKNNQPNKEDDALINLVENNKDKWGSL, via the coding sequence ATGACATTAAAGCCGCTAAATAGAAGTGTTATTGCCTTCTATGAAGATGAAGTATTGGATATGACTATATTAGAAATATTAAATTCTATTACTACTAAAAGAAATAGATCAAATAAAATAAAAGATATTCTGATAGAGTATTTTAATGAAAAATATCCAGAAAAATTTAATGAAACAAAAAATAGATTATCAGAAAATATGGAAAAAAAAATAACTCCTAAGAAAGCTACTACTAATAAAAATAATCAACCAAACAAAGAAGATGATGCACTTATTAATTTAGTAGAAAACAATAAAGACAAATGGGGTAGTTTATAA
- the spoIIID gene encoding sporulation transcriptional regulator SpoIIID, with translation MKDYIRERALDVSNYVLNTKSTVRKTAKVFGVAKSTIHKDITERLPKINPEVAKKVKEILDYNKSERHIRGGQATKTKYKI, from the coding sequence ATGAAAGATTATATAAGAGAAAGAGCACTGGATGTATCTAATTATGTATTAAATACTAAATCAACTGTTAGAAAAACAGCTAAAGTATTTGGGGTTGCAAAAAGTACAATACACAAAGATATAACTGAAAGACTACCTAAAATCAATCCTGAAGTGGCTAAAAAGGTAAAAGAAATATTAGATTATAATAAATCTGAAAGACATATAAGAGGAGGCCAAGCTACTAAAACAAAGTATAAAATATGA
- a CDS encoding botulinum neurotoxin hemagglutinin HA70 subunit: MNSSIKKIYNDIQEKVINYSDTIDLADGNYVVSRGDGWILSRQNQILGGSVISNGSTGIVGDLRINDNAIPYYYPTPSFNEEYIKNNIQTVFANFTKANQIPIGFEFSKTAPSNKNLYMYLQYTYIRYEIIKVLQHEIIERAVLYVPSLGYVKSIEFNPGEKINKDFYFLTNDKCILNEQFLYKKILETTKNIPTNNIFNSKVSSTQRVLPYSNGLYVINKGDGYIRTNDKDLIGTLLIEAGSSGSIIQPRLRNTTRPLFTTSNDAKFSQQYTEERLKDAFNVQLFNTSTSLFKFVEEAPSNKNICIKAYNTYEKYELIDYQNGSIVNKAEYYLPSLGYCEVTNAPSPESEVVKTQVAEDGFIQNGPEEEIVVGVIDPSENIQEINTAISDNYTYNIPGIVNNNPFYILFTVNTTGIYKINAQNNLPSLKIYEAIGSGNRNFQSGNLCDDDIKAINYITGFDSPNAKSYLVVLLNKDKNYYIRVPQTSSNIENQIKFKREEGDLRNLMNSSVNIIDNLNSTGAHYYTRQSPDVHDYISYEFTIPGNFNNKDTSNIRLYTSYNQGIGTLFRVTETIDGYNLINIQQNLNLLNSTKSIRLLNGAIYILKVEVTELNNYNIRLHIDITN, from the coding sequence ATGAATTCATCTATAAAAAAAATTTATAATGATATACAAGAAAAAGTTATAAACTATAGTGATACTATTGATTTAGCCGATGGTAATTATGTAGTTAGCAGAGGGGATGGATGGATATTATCTAGACAAAATCAAATACTAGGTGGAAGTGTAATTAGTAATGGATCAACAGGAATAGTTGGGGACCTACGTATAAATGATAATGCGATACCATATTATTATCCAACACCATCTTTCAATGAAGAATATATAAAAAATAATATACAAACTGTATTTGCTAACTTTACTAAAGCTAATCAGATTCCAATAGGATTTGAATTTAGTAAAACCGCTCCCTCAAATAAAAACTTATATATGTATTTACAATATACCTACATTAGATATGAAATAATAAAAGTCTTACAACATGAAATTATAGAAAGAGCAGTTTTATATGTTCCATCTCTTGGATATGTTAAGTCTATAGAATTTAATCCAGGGGAAAAAATAAATAAAGATTTTTACTTTTTAACTAATGATAAGTGCATTTTAAATGAACAATTCCTATATAAAAAAATTTTAGAAACTACTAAAAATATACCAACTAACAATATTTTTAATTCTAAAGTTAGTAGCACACAACGAGTATTGCCTTATAGTAATGGACTATATGTTATTAATAAGGGTGATGGATATATAAGAACAAATGATAAAGATTTGATAGGTACATTATTAATCGAAGCAGGTTCATCAGGAAGTATTATACAACCTCGATTAAGAAATACAACTAGGCCATTATTCACCACAAGTAATGATGCAAAATTCTCACAACAATATACTGAAGAAAGACTTAAAGACGCTTTCAATGTACAATTATTTAATACATCAACATCGTTATTTAAATTTGTAGAAGAAGCTCCTTCAAATAAAAATATATGCATAAAGGCTTATAATACCTATGAAAAGTATGAATTAATAGACTATCAAAATGGAAGTATTGTTAATAAAGCTGAGTATTACCTTCCTTCCTTAGGATATTGTGAAGTAACTAATGCTCCTTCACCTGAATCTGAAGTAGTTAAAACGCAAGTGGCTGAAGATGGATTTATACAGAATGGCCCCGAGGAAGAAATCGTAGTAGGTGTCATAGACCCATCTGAAAATATACAAGAAATAAATACTGCTATTTCAGATAATTACACATATAACATTCCGGGTATTGTAAATAATAATCCATTTTATATATTATTTACAGTAAATACTACAGGAATTTATAAAATTAATGCTCAAAATAATCTACCATCATTAAAAATATATGAAGCGATAGGTTCTGGTAATAGAAATTTCCAATCTGGGAATTTATGTGATGATGATATTAAAGCAATAAATTATATTACTGGGTTTGACAGTCCTAATGCTAAAAGTTATTTAGTTGTTTTGCTTAATAAGGATAAAAATTACTACATTAGAGTACCACAAACTTCTTCTAATATAGAAAATCAAATAAAATTCAAGAGAGAAGAAGGGGATCTCCGAAATTTAATGAATTCTTCAGTTAATATAATAGATAATCTTAATTCAACAGGTGCACATTACTATACAAGACAAAGCCCTGATGTCCATGACTATATTTCATATGAATTTACAATACCTGGTAACTTTAATAATAAAGATACATCTAACATTAGGCTTTATACTAGTTATAACCAAGGAATAGGTACTTTATTTAGAGTCACTGAAACTATTGACGGCTATAATTTAATTAATATACAACAAAATTTAAATCTCTTAAATAGTACCAAGTCAATACGTTTATTAAATGGTGCAATTTATATATTAAAAGTAGAAGTTACAGAATTAAATAACTATAATATAAGATTGCATATAGATATTACTAATTAA